GGAAGAATGGGCGTTTTCTATTAATAAATTATCTACAGGGATGAACGTATCATCTGGCTTCCATATAGCAAAGAGGCGAGAACACAACTTGTACAAGTCGCATTTTTGCGTGTGAGGACAAACCCAAGCAAATTTTTTTACCACGCGATTAGAAAAGAAAGGCTATGGACTCTAATTAGGCGAATATACCGTATTGCCTCGTCCATAACGGAGTAGCTGGACTCCCCATGGCAATTTGAGTCGAATCCGTTGGCCATTCTGTCTAATTAGAGTTAATTCCGCAACTCCTCCCTTTTGCCCTTCTACATCAGGGCTATAGGTAAACGAAGGCGCAATGGCTGACAGTTTAAAAGAATCAGCCACCCCTTCTTCTCCTGAAACGGAACGGAATTTTATTTTTTCACTCTTCTTTAATCCTAAAAGGGTGATTTTGTAACAAGCCGGGATGAGGTTGCAAAGCTCAGCTTCAAGAATGACGTTTCCAGCCTCATCTTTGATTTGAATGGGATTGGGAATAAAGGTGATTTCATGTTCAAATGAGCCATCCAATATTTCATATCGGCAGTAGATGCGCTCACCCGGTAAAAACCCTCGTGAAGATATGCAAAAGAAGGGACTTCCTTTATCGTCTGGAGGAAGAAAGATTCTTCCGTCTTCTTTGATGATAAAGAAGCTTTGCTTGAGGAAATTGTGATTGGGGGGAACTAAGCGCTTTAAAGAAAATTTGATCTTTTTACGAAGAGGAAAATTTTCAAAATAAAGCAAAGTCTTAGGGTGGAAAGGGTCCAAGCTTGTGCAAGACTGAATAATGGGGTCAGCATGCTGCTTGACCTCCTCGTGTGTTAAATACACTCTTTGTATGTCTGGTCGGTCCTGTTTCTCCGTGCCGCTTAGTAGATTGTAATAGATAAGCGTCATTAGCACAAAGCGGATAAGCATGCGCATTCCCCTGGGTATGTCTCTTTGAAGAAGAAGCGTACCAAGAAGGCTGAATAATTTTCTATTTATTTAGAGATTTCTTGCATAGGTAAGGTTGTAAAAAATATTTTATAAAAATCTGTCTTTCTCCATAAAAAGAATTGAGCTCAATCAAAATTAAGTGGAGAATCTTATGTCACGTATTGTGCGTTTTCATCAAACCGGCGGGCCCGAGGTATTAAAAATTGAAGAAGCAGAGGTACCGGCTCCCGGCAAGGGAGAAGTGCGCATTCAAGTGAAAGCACTGGGATTAAATCGGGCGGAAGCGATGTTCCGATCCGGAAAGTACTTACAGTCGCCAAAATTTCCTGCACGCATTGGGTATGAAGCATCCGGAATCGTTGAATCTATTGGGCCTGATGTCAAAAATCTTTCCCCCGGAGATGTTGTCAGTGTGGCTCCTCCGCCAGATATGAATAAATACGGGGTTTATGGAGAAATGGCAATCGTGCCTGCCCGTTATGTGATCAAGCATCCGCAAGCGCTGAACTTTGTTGAAGCGGCGGCTATTTGGATGCAATACCTGACAGCCTATGGAGCGCTCTTTGATATTGCTAAGCTGACAAAAGGGGACTATATTGTCATTCCGGCAGCTTCTAGCAGTGTGGGAATCGCAGCCATCCAGCTCGCCAATCTTGTCGGGGCCATCCCCATTGCAACAACACGGACTTCTCAAAAGAAAAAAATGATTGAAGAGGCGGGGGCTAAGCATGTGATTGCTACTCAAGAAGAAAACCTGGCGGA
Above is a window of Candidatus Protochlamydia phocaeensis DNA encoding:
- a CDS encoding zinc-dependent alcohol dehydrogenase family protein; protein product: MSRIVRFHQTGGPEVLKIEEAEVPAPGKGEVRIQVKALGLNRAEAMFRSGKYLQSPKFPARIGYEASGIVESIGPDVKNLSPGDVVSVAPPPDMNKYGVYGEMAIVPARYVIKHPQALNFVEAAAIWMQYLTAYGALFDIAKLTKGDYIVIPAASSSVGIAAIQLANLVGAIPIATTRTSQKKKMIEEAGAKHVIATQEENLADKLHEATKGQGARIVFDPVGGKTVLDLAKGMAAGGLLIEYGALSPEPTPFPLLDALMKGLTMRGYTLFELLSNQERMERAIKFISEGLESKKLKPIIAKTFKLEEIVDAHRYLESNQQFGKIVVTV